In the genome of Longimicrobium sp., one region contains:
- a CDS encoding helicase HerA-like domain-containing protein translates to MDSNVLDAARRAFPGAANTVTLGAVVHGGECHPEPIVSIPLAMMNRHGLIAGATGTGKTKALQLLAEQLSAAGVPVFVSDVKGDLSGLGAAGEESERVATRARETGHAWRGAAFPVEYLSLTGKLGAQLRATVSGFGPMLLAKVLGLNETQTSVLTLVFKYCDDKGLLLLDFADLRAVLQYLSGEGADELEGYGGMSKQTVGVLLREMVELEQQGAEDFFGEPEFDLDDLVQTERDGRGLVSILELRDVQDRPALFSTFMLWMLARLYGDLPEVGDLDKPKLVFFFDEAHLLFEGAGKALVEQVEQTVRLIRSKGVGVFFITQSPKDVPPDVLGQLGHRIQFALRAFTPDDEQALRAAARTFPKTDFYDVEETLTTLGIGEALVSTLSQNGVPTPPFATRVVPPSSRMGPLAPDELAQRLAASAQVRKYAEDIDRESAREMLQERVEAARDDEEEADRRDERRDRDERDERDDRGRDRGRGRRGEEKGMLTQILRSPVARSVATQITRGVMGALLGGSSRGRRRRRY, encoded by the coding sequence ATGGACAGCAACGTTCTCGACGCGGCCCGCAGGGCGTTCCCCGGCGCGGCGAACACCGTCACCCTGGGCGCGGTGGTGCACGGGGGCGAGTGCCACCCGGAGCCGATCGTCTCCATCCCGCTCGCCATGATGAACCGGCACGGCCTGATCGCCGGGGCCACGGGGACGGGGAAGACCAAGGCGCTGCAGCTCCTGGCCGAGCAGCTCTCCGCGGCCGGCGTCCCGGTCTTCGTCAGCGACGTGAAGGGCGACCTGTCGGGGCTGGGCGCGGCGGGGGAGGAGAGCGAGCGCGTGGCGACCCGGGCGCGCGAGACGGGCCATGCCTGGCGCGGCGCCGCCTTCCCGGTGGAGTACCTGTCGCTCACCGGGAAGCTGGGGGCGCAGCTGCGCGCCACCGTCTCCGGCTTCGGGCCGATGCTGCTGGCCAAGGTGCTGGGGCTGAACGAGACGCAGACCAGCGTGCTCACCCTGGTCTTCAAGTACTGCGACGACAAGGGGCTGCTCCTGCTGGACTTCGCCGACCTGCGCGCGGTGCTGCAGTACCTGTCGGGCGAGGGGGCGGACGAGCTGGAGGGCTACGGGGGGATGTCGAAGCAGACCGTGGGCGTGCTGCTGCGCGAGATGGTGGAGCTGGAGCAGCAGGGGGCGGAGGACTTCTTCGGCGAGCCGGAGTTCGACCTGGACGACCTGGTCCAGACGGAGCGCGACGGGCGCGGGCTGGTGTCGATCCTGGAGCTGCGGGACGTGCAGGACCGGCCCGCGCTCTTCAGCACCTTCATGCTGTGGATGCTGGCGCGCCTCTACGGCGACCTGCCGGAGGTGGGCGACCTGGACAAGCCGAAGCTGGTGTTCTTCTTCGACGAGGCGCACCTGCTGTTCGAGGGGGCCGGCAAGGCGCTGGTGGAGCAGGTGGAGCAGACGGTGCGGCTGATCCGCTCCAAGGGCGTGGGCGTGTTCTTCATCACCCAGAGCCCCAAGGACGTGCCGCCCGACGTGCTGGGGCAGCTCGGCCACCGCATCCAGTTCGCGCTGCGCGCCTTCACCCCCGACGACGAGCAGGCGCTCCGGGCGGCGGCGCGCACCTTCCCGAAGACGGACTTCTACGACGTGGAGGAGACGCTCACCACGCTGGGGATCGGCGAGGCGCTGGTGAGCACGCTGTCGCAGAACGGGGTGCCGACGCCGCCGTTCGCCACGCGCGTGGTGCCGCCGTCGTCGCGCATGGGGCCGCTCGCGCCCGACGAGCTGGCGCAGCGCCTGGCCGCGTCCGCGCAGGTGCGGAAGTACGCGGAGGACATCGACCGCGAGAGCGCGCGGGAGATGCTCCAGGAGCGCGTGGAGGCCGCGCGCGACGACGAGGAGGAAGCAGACCGCCGCGATGAGCGCCGGGACCGCGACGAGCGCGACGAGCGGGACGACCGTGGGCGCGACCGCGGCCGCGGGCGGCGCGGGGAGGAGAAGGGGATGCTGACGCAGATCCTCCGCTCGCCCGTGGCCCGCTCGGTGGCCACGCAGATCACCCGCGGGGTGATGGGGGCGCTGCTCGGCGGCTCCTCGCGCGGGCGCAGGCGGCGGCGGTACTGA
- a CDS encoding RES family NAD+ phosphorylase has protein sequence MIVPDVSARLSIRKLSAGRELHRAHNTDRDAIFFGPGAGNPPKYRFDAPDGSYGVCYLGLGEEAAFIEGVIHRAVPRRVISEKTLAKRAISVVHIRQEIRAVRLYGKYLVGAGADAAVVHGDDYPGLSQPWSKAIHDHAANVDGILYTARHDDSVLALALFERAAHKITAGSKHPLSGSDLRTLRLMERYGLALEL, from the coding sequence ATGATCGTGCCGGACGTCTCCGCGAGGCTTTCGATCAGGAAACTCTCAGCCGGCCGAGAGCTCCATCGAGCCCACAACACGGATCGGGACGCGATCTTCTTCGGGCCGGGTGCTGGCAACCCGCCGAAGTACCGGTTCGACGCGCCGGATGGCAGCTACGGAGTCTGCTACCTGGGACTCGGCGAGGAGGCGGCCTTCATCGAGGGTGTGATTCACCGGGCGGTCCCTCGGCGCGTGATCTCGGAGAAGACGCTGGCGAAGCGCGCGATCTCCGTGGTTCACATCCGGCAGGAGATACGCGCCGTACGGCTCTACGGGAAGTACCTGGTGGGAGCGGGCGCCGATGCGGCCGTGGTGCACGGCGACGATTACCCGGGTCTTTCGCAGCCGTGGAGCAAGGCGATTCACGACCACGCCGCCAACGTGGATGGAATCCTCTATACTGCCCGGCACGACGACTCGGTGCTCGCGCTGGCGCTGTTCGAGCGCGCCGCTCACAAGATTACCGCCGGTTCCAAACACCCGCTCTCCGGCTCCGACCTGCGCACGCTGCGACTCATGGAGCGTTACGGCCTGGCGCTGGAGCTGTAA